From Mycobacterium lacus, one genomic window encodes:
- a CDS encoding nuclear transport factor 2 family protein: MDSHGTVVERYLTCLAAHDWDGLAATIADQGLIREGPFCDRIEGKQRYVSYLRKVLTNLKGHRLDVQRISQVNPRLAYVELTEAFEVDGADAEWPECLRFEQDDDGLISHVSVFFKQRGADAAAPTAAGRPVR, encoded by the coding sequence GTGGACTCACACGGGACCGTTGTTGAGCGCTACCTGACCTGCCTGGCGGCCCACGACTGGGACGGTCTGGCCGCCACTATCGCGGACCAGGGCTTGATCCGGGAGGGCCCGTTCTGCGATCGCATCGAAGGCAAGCAGCGCTACGTCTCCTACCTGCGCAAGGTGCTGACCAACCTCAAGGGGCACCGCTTGGACGTGCAGCGGATCTCGCAGGTGAACCCGCGGTTGGCATACGTCGAGTTGACCGAGGCCTTCGAGGTCGACGGTGCAGACGCCGAATGGCCCGAGTGCCTGCGGTTCGAGCAGGACGACGACGGCTTGATATCGCACGTCAGCGTCTTCTTCAAGCAGCGGGGGGCTGACGCCGCCGCACCAACTGCAGCCGGCAGGCCGGTTCGTTAA
- a CDS encoding PE family protein codes for MSYVLAAPQMMSAAATDLAGIRSVISAANAAAAVPTTGVLAAGADEVSAAIAALFGAHARAYQAVSAQAVAFHDQFVQALNAGASSYAAAEAANASPLQVAQTVQQNVLNAVNAPTQAVFGRPLIGNGANGLPNTGQDGGPGGLLYGNGGNGGSGGAGQAGGNGGAAGLIGNGGAGGIGGPGTAVSPTGAAGGAGGAGGWLWGNGGVGGAGGVAFMTGDGGPGGAGGNAVGLFGNGGAGGAGGVGGIGGVGNGGNAGNGGNAALFGRGGAGGAGGIGSANGGLGGRGGDAGLLGDGGDGGAGGFGASQDGGGGGDGGTGGLIGDGGAGGNGGIGAVNGGLAGNGGNAGFFGDGGAGGNGQLGSGAISSAGGMGGTGGVVVGNGGAGGAGGPGTSAGSGGNGGDAIGLYGHGGDGGTGGAGLGGNAGGNGGDGGTGGYVGNGGTGGGAGTSNGLAAAGGKGGNARLIGDGGDGGPGMFGGPGGAGGTGGTIFGFDGTPGPS; via the coding sequence ATGTCTTACGTGCTCGCGGCGCCGCAGATGATGTCAGCGGCGGCAACGGACCTGGCAGGAATCCGTTCGGTCATCAGCGCGGCCAACGCGGCCGCGGCCGTTCCGACTACCGGTGTGCTGGCCGCGGGTGCCGACGAGGTCTCCGCGGCGATCGCGGCGCTGTTCGGCGCGCACGCGCGGGCGTATCAGGCGGTCAGCGCTCAGGCGGTGGCGTTCCACGACCAGTTTGTCCAGGCGCTCAATGCCGGCGCGAGCTCCTACGCGGCGGCCGAGGCGGCCAATGCGTCGCCGCTGCAGGTTGCGCAGACCGTGCAGCAGAACGTGCTCAACGCGGTGAACGCGCCTACCCAGGCAGTGTTTGGCCGCCCGCTGATCGGCAACGGCGCCAACGGGTTACCCAACACCGGGCAAGACGGCGGGCCGGGCGGGCTCTTGTACGGCAACGGGGGCAACGGCGGGTCCGGCGGGGCGGGCCAGGCCGGCGGCAACGGCGGTGCGGCGGGGTTGATCGGCAACGGCGGGGCTGGGGGAATCGGCGGGCCGGGTACGGCCGTCTCACCGACCGGTGCGGCGGGCGGGGCCGGCGGCGCCGGCGGGTGGCTGTGGGGCAACGGCGGAGTGGGCGGCGCCGGGGGCGTGGCCTTCATGACGGGTGACGGCGGGCCTGGCGGTGCCGGCGGCAACGCCGTCGGGCTGTTCGGCAACGGCGGCGCCGGGGGCGCGGGCGGGGTCGGCGGCATTGGTGGTGTCGGCAACGGCGGGAACGCCGGTAATGGCGGCAACGCCGCGCTGTTCGGCCGCGGTGGGGCCGGCGGGGCCGGCGGCATCGGCAGTGCCAACGGCGGGCTTGGCGGTCGTGGGGGCGATGCGGGGCTGCTGGGCGACGGCGGCGACGGCGGGGCCGGCGGCTTCGGCGCTAGCCAAGACGGCGGGGGCGGCGGCGACGGCGGCACCGGTGGGCTCATCGGCGACGGCGGGGCCGGCGGGAACGGCGGCATCGGCGCTGTCAATGGCGGGCTTGCCGGTAACGGGGGTAACGCCGGGTTCTTCGGCGACGGCGGCGCGGGCGGCAACGGCCAATTGGGCAGCGGCGCAATCTCGTCGGCGGGCGGCATGGGCGGCACCGGCGGCGTCGTGGTCGGCAACGGCGGCGCCGGTGGCGCGGGCGGGCCGGGCACCTCCGCCGGCAGCGGCGGCAACGGTGGCGACGCCATCGGGCTGTACGGGCACGGCGGCGACGGCGGAACCGGAGGGGCGGGCCTCGGCGGCAACGCCGGCGGCAATGGGGGTGACGGTGGCACGGGCGGATACGTCGGCAACGGCGGGACCGGCGGGGGCGCCGGCACCAGCAATGGGCTCGCGGCCGCCGGCGGCAAGGGGGGTAACGCCCGGTTGATCGGCGACGGTGGCGACGGCGGGCCTGGCATGTTCGGCGGCCCCGGCGGGGCCGGCGGCACCGGCGGCACCATCTTCGGCTTCGACGGCACCCCCGGGCCGAGTTAA
- a CDS encoding HNH endonuclease signature motif containing protein, with product MFEGVLDPEVVARFDEHVERRHPSTTAESAGLIERICAAARAENRAAAAQLVAVGELFASRLSRCSETEDWAIDTMEAVAAEVGAALRISQARAAGRLRYARAMRERLPKTAAVFVAGEIDFRAFATIVFRTDLIVDPEVLAAVDELVALNVTRWPSLSSARLSGAVDRIVARVDADAVRRRKEYQADRQISIGQDQDGLSRIDGSLYSVDAHALDKRLSALAATVCAHDPRTREQRRADALGALAAGADRLGCRCGRTDCPAATRPGAAPVVIHVIAEPATINGTGSAPASEMNADGLITPELVAELAKTATLVPLVHPGDAPPEPGYVPSKALADFVRCRDLTCRWPGCDRPAVDCDVDHSIPYAQGGPTHAANLNCKCRTHHLVKTFWGWRERQLRDGTLIFTSPSGHTHVTTPGSALLFPSLCRAVGGMPAPEADPPHDYCAHRTAMMPKRRRTRAQDRAHRIATERRHNHAARTTPRAEPSSYVGPAPPHTDDDPPPF from the coding sequence ATGTTCGAAGGGGTGCTCGATCCGGAGGTGGTGGCCCGTTTCGATGAGCACGTCGAGCGGCGCCATCCGTCGACCACTGCGGAGTCGGCGGGGCTGATAGAGCGGATTTGTGCGGCCGCGCGGGCGGAGAACCGGGCCGCCGCCGCGCAGCTGGTGGCTGTGGGGGAGTTGTTCGCCTCTCGGCTCTCGCGGTGTTCGGAGACCGAGGACTGGGCGATCGACACCATGGAGGCTGTGGCCGCCGAGGTGGGCGCGGCGTTGCGGATCAGCCAGGCGCGCGCCGCCGGCCGGCTGCGGTATGCCCGGGCCATGCGTGAGCGGCTACCCAAGACCGCTGCGGTGTTTGTGGCCGGCGAGATCGACTTTCGGGCGTTTGCCACGATCGTGTTCCGCACCGATCTGATCGTCGACCCCGAGGTGCTGGCGGCGGTGGATGAGTTGGTGGCGCTCAATGTGACGCGCTGGCCCTCGCTGAGCAGCGCCCGGCTGTCCGGGGCGGTCGATAGGATCGTGGCCCGCGTCGACGCCGATGCGGTGCGCCGCCGTAAGGAGTATCAGGCCGATCGGCAGATCTCGATCGGACAGGACCAAGACGGCCTCTCGCGCATCGACGGCAGCCTGTACAGCGTCGACGCCCACGCACTCGACAAGCGGTTGAGCGCGTTGGCGGCCACCGTGTGTGCCCACGATCCGCGCACCCGCGAGCAGCGCCGCGCCGACGCGTTGGGGGCGCTGGCCGCCGGGGCGGATCGGCTGGGCTGTCGCTGCGGGCGCACCGACTGCCCGGCCGCCACCCGCCCGGGTGCGGCCCCGGTGGTGATCCATGTGATCGCCGAACCCGCCACCATCAACGGCACGGGCTCGGCGCCGGCATCTGAGATGAACGCCGACGGGCTGATCACCCCCGAGCTGGTGGCCGAACTCGCGAAGACGGCCACACTGGTGCCGCTGGTTCACCCCGGCGATGCCCCACCCGAGCCCGGCTATGTGCCGTCGAAGGCGTTGGCCGATTTCGTGCGGTGCCGGGATCTGACCTGCCGCTGGCCCGGCTGTGACCGGCCCGCCGTCGATTGCGATGTGGATCATTCGATCCCCTACGCCCAGGGTGGGCCCACCCATGCGGCCAACCTGAACTGCAAATGCCGAACCCATCACCTTGTGAAGACCTTTTGGGGCTGGCGGGAACGGCAACTACGCGACGGGACCCTGATTTTCACCTCACCGTCGGGGCACACCCATGTCACCACCCCGGGCAGCGCCCTGCTGTTTCCCAGCCTGTGCCGCGCGGTCGGCGGCATGCCGGCACCGGAAGCCGACCCCCCGCACGACTACTGCGCCCACCGGACCGCGATGATGCCCAAACGCCGGCGCACCCGCGCCCAAGACCGCGCCCACCGCATCGCCACCGAACGCCGCCACAACCACGCCGCCCGCACCACGCCGCGAGCCGAGCCCTCGAGCTACGTCGGCCCCGCCCCACCCCACACCGACGACGACCCACCACCCTTCTGA
- a CDS encoding DUF899 domain-containing protein, whose product MKTPPIVSAEEWEAARRQLLVKEKELTRARDALAAQRRRMPWLAVEKEYEFDGPRGKVSLLGLFGGRRQLIIYRAFFEPGVDGWPDHACRGCSMIADHIGNLAHLNARDTTLVFASPAPQPDIERLKARMGWQMPWYTITDGFDADFGVDQWHGTNAFIRDGNRVFRTYFINNRGDEALGTTWSFLDMTALGRQEDWEDSPEGYPQTPPYEWWDWHDAYGEHVPSRWFGEPDPDDPNDPRPPRKS is encoded by the coding sequence ATGAAGACACCCCCGATCGTGTCGGCGGAAGAGTGGGAAGCCGCACGCCGGCAACTGCTCGTCAAGGAGAAGGAGTTGACCCGCGCCCGCGACGCGTTGGCCGCGCAGCGTCGGCGCATGCCATGGCTGGCCGTGGAGAAGGAGTACGAGTTCGACGGGCCGAGGGGCAAGGTGAGCCTGCTGGGCCTGTTCGGCGGCCGTCGTCAGCTGATCATCTACCGCGCGTTCTTCGAGCCCGGCGTCGACGGGTGGCCCGATCATGCCTGCCGCGGCTGTTCCATGATCGCCGACCACATCGGCAACCTCGCCCACCTGAACGCCCGCGACACCACGCTGGTGTTCGCCTCGCCGGCGCCGCAGCCCGACATCGAGCGGCTAAAGGCGCGGATGGGCTGGCAGATGCCGTGGTACACGATCACCGACGGCTTTGACGCGGACTTCGGCGTCGACCAATGGCACGGCACCAATGCGTTCATCCGTGACGGCAACCGCGTGTTCCGCACCTACTTCATCAACAACCGCGGCGACGAGGCGCTGGGGACCACGTGGAGCTTTCTCGACATGACGGCGCTGGGGCGCCAGGAGGACTGGGAGGACTCGCCGGAGGGCTACCCGCAGACCCCACCGTACGAGTGGTGGGACTGGCACGACGCCTACGGCGAACACGTGCCGTCGCGCTGGTTCGGTGAGCCCGATCCGGACGACCCCAACGACCCCCGGCCGCCACGCAAGAGTTGA
- a CDS encoding sigma-70 family RNA polymerase sigma factor, whose amino-acid sequence MPVRENFIEQAAPFRAELIAHCYRMLGSVHDAEDLVQETYLQAWRGYEAFEERAALRTWLYRIATNACLRALRSRGRRVLPAGLGDASVDPNASLDVAAFQRGAHDWLEPIPDARVFETPETALAARQSVRLAVMTALQELPARQRAVLILRDVVQFSAAEVAELLETTPAAVNSALQRARARLAETSPTEERVAEPDWDKPAKRRELLDRYCAAFENADMAALTELLQADVKLEMPPVPVWFTGRDTVLRFLAARAVTKAGDIVMIPTAANGQPAAAEYRRSEDRVMRAHSIHVLTTVADKGTAGIAGVTVFLDPGLFTTFGLPPSR is encoded by the coding sequence ATGCCGGTCCGGGAGAACTTCATCGAGCAGGCGGCACCTTTTCGGGCCGAGCTGATCGCGCACTGCTACCGCATGCTCGGTTCGGTGCATGACGCCGAAGATCTCGTCCAGGAGACATACCTGCAAGCCTGGCGCGGGTACGAAGCGTTCGAAGAACGCGCCGCGCTGCGGACCTGGCTGTACCGAATCGCGACGAACGCGTGCCTGCGTGCGCTTCGGAGCCGCGGCCGCCGTGTGCTGCCGGCCGGGCTGGGCGACGCCTCGGTCGACCCGAATGCCAGTCTCGACGTCGCGGCCTTTCAACGGGGCGCTCATGACTGGCTCGAGCCGATCCCCGACGCGCGCGTGTTCGAGACCCCGGAGACCGCCTTGGCCGCAAGGCAAAGCGTCCGCCTGGCCGTGATGACGGCCCTGCAGGAGCTGCCGGCGCGACAGCGTGCCGTGTTGATCCTGCGCGACGTGGTGCAGTTCAGCGCGGCCGAGGTCGCCGAGCTGCTCGAGACCACGCCCGCCGCGGTCAATTCCGCCCTGCAGCGGGCCCGCGCCCGTCTGGCCGAGACCTCCCCTACCGAAGAACGCGTGGCCGAGCCCGACTGGGATAAACCGGCCAAGCGCCGCGAATTGCTCGACCGCTACTGCGCGGCGTTCGAGAACGCCGACATGGCCGCCCTCACCGAGCTGCTGCAAGCCGACGTCAAGCTCGAAATGCCGCCTGTGCCTGTGTGGTTCACCGGCCGCGACACCGTACTGCGCTTCCTTGCCGCACGTGCCGTCACCAAGGCCGGCGATATCGTGATGATCCCGACGGCCGCCAACGGGCAACCCGCCGCGGCCGAGTATCGCCGCAGCGAGGACCGCGTCATGCGGGCCCATTCCATACACGTCCTGACGACGGTCGCGGACAAGGGCACCGCCGGAATCGCCGGCGTTACCGTCTTTCTCGATCCGGGGCTGTTCACCACATTCGGTCTGCCACCAAGCCGGTGA